GGATTAAGGCCTACAAGTCGGTCAAGGGCGTCCCAGAGCCAGTCGATCTGACTGTAATAACCGTTCCAAGGGATTACGTCTATCAAGTCCTCGAGAAGGCAGGAGGGAAGGGGGTCAAGGTGGTAATAGTGATCACCACTGACTTCAGGAAGATCGAGGATGAGAAGCTTGAATAGGTGATAGTCTCCATAGCGAGGAAGCGCAGTATGAGGCTCTTGGGTCCTAACACGTTTGGGTGATCACCTTCTCGTTCAATTCCACCCTTGCATTCACTGAAGTAAATAAGGTGAACATAGTATTGGTCGTCTAGAGCAGCGGTTTAGGGGTCCACACTCTTTGTCCATGCTTGGGCACTCCACTGCTGGGCTTAGCATATTAAAGCTTATTCATGCATGTACATGTTATTCTTTAAGGAATTAGGGCAAGTATTAATTATTTGGGTATTATGTATTGTGTTTGAGATCAAGGGGCAATACTTATCTATTTTATTTTCTCCTTAGTAGTTAAGATGCATTAATTAGAACTCCAGCATCCTTAAGCAGCTTAGTAATATATTTTAATGTACCAGCTTCCTCAGATAACCTAAGTAATAGTGGTGTATTGATATGGGTTAAGTTAACTCTATTAATTAATCCCCAGTACTCAATACCGTTAAGCGGCAATGATGAGATAAAATCTTCTAGGCTTACATGCGGTAAGCCACTAATGTAGATTGCCCTGTTGGAGAAGCCCACTACCCCAACTTTAAAGATTCTTAAGTTCCCCGGTACCTTACTAGTATCATTTACGTAGATGGCAATGTCGTCAGTGTCACCAATACCCATTGTCCTTCTGAACATTGATAATGGGCCACAAGCCACCTCAACCCTGTTCCTCAATTCCCAATAGGCGTCTTCACAGTTCAGTTTAATCACCAATTAGGGCATCATCTTGTAGCCGAATTTCCTAACTAATTCCTTACGCTCCTTAGCATCCTCAGGGCCTTCAACACCTAGGGGTGAGTAACCATCTACAACACCAATCACACCTCTACGTTCAGGGGCAATCTCAGCAACTATTATGGAAAGGGGATTACCTGTAGCTGCCAGTACCCTGGTAACCTCCTTAACGTTCTTTATGGCATTAAGGACATTTATTGGGTAGGCATTCCTTATGAATATCACGAACACATGACCAGCAGCTATCCTTGAGCATAAATCTACCGCTGCTTTCCTCAACTCCTCATCATTCCCCTCATGCCTAATAAGCCTCTTACCACTGGCTTCACAGAAGGCTAAACCAAACCTAATGCCCGGTACAGAGGATACTAGGGCCTCGTAAAGATCCTCCACAGTCATTATGAAGTGAGAGTACCCTATTATAATGTTTGAATCGGATGGGTACTTAACATCTATTACATCAAACTTAATACTCATACTACTCCTCACTGAGTTAAGGAGATTTAAGCATTAGCGCTCATGTTCAGTATTTTACATTATCTAGTGTGCGTAAACGCATCGTCTACATAGTGAAATTAATTATACAGCATTTTTAAGGAAGTATAAGATATGCGTTGACTCTGAGGAAACGTGGTTTTACGTCGCTTTTCCGGAGCTCCTCACTGGGGTGGTATTATGTTTTTAGGTTCGCTTGTCAGCCTTTGGTAGAGCATGGTTCATAGCCCACTAGTTTCACTAAGCCTTAACACCTAAGGCATCACGACTAAACGGTTTAATAAACCCTGCCATAAAAGGTGAGGCTTCTCAACCTCTTTGTGAGTAATTGTTGTATTATTGGAGAGGTGATTAATGGTTACTTTAACTCCATTAGTGTATCCTTGATTACCCTGGCTGCGTATAAGGCATCATCTTCGGTGAAGTAAGGTGAAATAAGAATGCCAATCACCCTCTTGGTGGCTTCCTCAGTATTGGGTAATGGTTCATAGTTTATTTTCTTGCCGTAGAATGGGCATGACCATGGGCAACCCTTACCATGACCAACCTTATTAGTGAATAACGGTGTCCTATAGAGTGGGATAGGGTAGGCTACTGTTACTGCCTCAATACCCTTAGCCTTAAGTTCCTCAACAACCTTATCCCGAGGCGCCTTAACCTTATCAGTGAGGAGCATTTGGTATATATGCCAGGCATGCCTAACATACGACTTAGGCCTAGGTAATATCAGTAGGTTATTATCCAGGCTGTTTAACTCCTCCGTGAGGGCATTGGCAAAAGTCTCCTTTCTTTTAATTATTTCCTCAATCCTAAGGAGTTGAGAGTAGGCTAATGCAGCCTGCAGCTCACCCATCCTGTAATTATAACCCAGCTCCTCATAGTAGTACTTACCGGTTTCCCCATGACTCCTAAGCAGCTTAGCCCTATTGGCCAATTCACTGGAGTTAGTGGATACCGCACCACCCTCACTGCTGGTTATGGTTTTAGTAGGGTAAAAACTGAATGTACCTAAGTCCCCTAAGGCACCAGCCTTAACACCCCTATATACTGCACCTAGGGCTTGGGCAGTATCCTCAATTAGGTATACGTTATGCTCCTTAGCTACCTTAATTAAGTCATCCATTTCAGCCGGCATACCAGCCATGTGAACCACTATTATTGCCTTAGTCCTATCGCTAATCTTAGACTCAACACTGCTTGAGTCAAGGCCAAGGGTTTCAAGGGAAATATCAGCAAACACTGGCACTGCATTAGAGTGCAATACAGCCGATGCAGTGGCTAGGAAGGTGAAGGCTGGAACAATAACCTCATCCCCTGGCCCAACTCCAATAGCCTTTAATGCTAAGTGAAGTGCCGTTGTTCCACTTGAAACCGCTAATGCATGTTTAATATTCAAGTACTTGGCTAGTTCATCCTCAAGTAGCTTACCATACTTACCATATGGCGAAACTAAATTACCACTCATTAAGGCATCCACCACAGCCTTAGCGTCGTCCTCCGTTATCCAGGGCTTGAACCTAAGAACCCTCTTAACCTCATGCATGCGCTCTTATTTAGTATGGGTTTTTAAGTTAATAATGATTTAAGCTAAGTTCATGGGTTCATTAGAAAAATAATTATTAAGTCTAGGCTTTAAACCTACGTTATGGCGATGTTAAGCCTATTGAAGAGGTGGCTACCACTAGCCATAGTGCTGGTGGTTTTCACGCTTTACCTAGTGGCTATTCAACCCCACTTAAACTCCTATACAAGTGACGAGATTTGGTATGTTTCCGCCGCCAGGAACTTCATAAATGAGGTTGGTTTAGGCAAGTACCTGATCAAGTATGGGGTGACCCTAGCCCCATCACCACCATGCAATGTGAGCGGTGCCTCACCGGTAATATACTATAAGGATTACCTCATGGCCTGGTACAGTAACGTTACCTACACTCAATTGAGAAATGTATTGGATAATTCAACCTGCATAGTTAGGTTTGGTTACTACTACCCCGATAAGCAAAGTATCGTAACCTACCTTAACCTTGAACACCCATGGTTAGGTAAACTCTTCATGGTGCTTTCAATGCTCCTGCTAGGCGATAAGCCAGTTAGCTGGAGGGTGCCATCAATGATCCTATCAGCCTTAATGCTCATACTAGTCTACTACATAGCCTTAAGAATAAGTGGTAACATTGCCTACGCTTCCTTGGCATCAGTGGCATTACTAATGGACGCAACGTTTAGGGATATGGGTATAATAGCCCTTCTCGACGTCTACGTAGGCTTCTTCACGTTATTAACAGTATACATGTACTTCACTAAGAGGTATACTGCCTCAGCCATAACCAGTGGCCTAGCAGTGGCAAGTAAGTACCCAGGCGCCTTCACGGTCTTCGCTGGGGCTTACTTGGAGACTTATAGGAGGAACGGCATCTGGGGGTTAATTTACATTGCATTAGCCTTCATAGTATTCATAATACCCCAATTACCCCTAGTTTACCTAGTTGGGGGTCTTCACAATTACGTATCAGACGTATTCTTCTATTTAAAGTGGTTTACTGAGCCAAGGCCCCCTGGTCCAGTGGCCTCTAATCCCCTCGACTGGCTAATAGGCATTGATTCCTTCGTTAACAATGTGACCCCACCATTATATGCAATGGGGCTGCCGGGCGCATACCTAGTTGCAGTGGCCTACTCATTAGCCTTAATTGAACCCCACTTGAGGAGTAGGTTATTTAGTAAACTAAGTATAAATGAATTATCAATACCCGTCATGCTCTTAACCATTTGGTTGGGTTACTGGCTAGTGTTCATACTTGGCGACACTACACTCTACAGTTACTACACAATGCAGTTTGCAGCCCTAGTACCCCTAGTCCTGGTGCTGGCCATGAGTAGGGCCAAGCCTAAGGCTAAGGTTTGGGTAATAATGGCTGCGTTAGCGGGAATTGCGTACGGTATTTCAGTGCAGTGGAGGATGCTTTACTCATTAATAACGGCAATAGCCTAGTTAAGCCTTACTTTAAATTAAGTCAAGGAAGTTCTTAATTATCCTAGCACCAAACTGAGTGCCAACGCTCTCAGGGTGGAATTGAACACCAATTACTGGGTGCTCAACGTGTTGAACACTCATGATTTCCCCATCATCCTTAGACACTGCGGTTACTATTAGGGAGTCTGATGGTTTATCAATAACTAGGCTATGGTACCTCATTCCCTCAAACTCATCAGGTAGGCCACTGTATATTGGTGATGAGGCAACCCTCCTAATTATGCTAGTTTTACCATGCTTAATAACCCTAGCTCTCCTTATTGTTGAACCGAAGACGTACCCTATCAACTGATGGCCTAGGCATATGCCTAATATTGGTACTTTACCGGTGAAGTACCTAATAATATTACCTGAAATCCCAACGTCCCTTGGGTTCATTGGATTACCAGGTCCTGGTGATATTATTATCCTATCAGGCTTAATCCTCTCAATAACCTTAACCGTGACTTCATCATTCCTGAAGACCAATGGCCTACTGCCTAATTCCCCAACGTACTGAGCTATGTTGTATACGAAGGAGTCGTAGTTATCTATTATTACGGTTAAGTCACCCATGATGACCACCCATAGCAGTCTTCAAACTACCCAACTTATGCTCAGTCTCCATAAGTTCAAGCTCTGGTTGGGAATCATAAACTATACCTGCCCCAGCCTGAATCCTAATAGTACCGCCAGTGGCGAATAGGCTCCTTATTATTATTGCGAATTCACCCCCACCTCCATGCATAATGCCTAATGCGCCAGCGTATGGTCCCCTTGGGGAATTCTCATACTTAGCTATAAGTTCCATTGCCCTTGGCTTGGGTGCACCACTAACCGTGCCTGCCGGGAATGTGGCCACTAACGCGTCGACTACATCATTCCCCTTAGCCAACGTGCCCTCAACCCTAGACACTAAATGCTGCACGCTCTGGTACTTCTCAATAGCGTATAGTTCCTTAACCTTAACACTCCCGTAAACGCAGACTTTACCTATATCGTTCCTGGCTAAGTCAACAAGCATTATGTGCTCAGCCCTATCCTTAATGCTTGACAGTAACTCCTCCTCAAGTCTAATGTCATCCCACGAGTCCCTCCCCCTAGGCCTGGTTCCAGCTATTGGGTGTGTTTCAACCCTAAGGCCATCAACCTTAACGAGTAGTTCAGGGCTTGTACCTATTATGTGCCTATTACCCATCTTCATGAAGTACATGTATGGGGATGGGTTAAGGTCAGCCAACCTCCCGTAGAGGGTCATTAAGTCTCCAGTGAACCCATACTCCTCATACCTTGATAGAACAACTTGAAACACTTCACCATTCTTAATATCCTCCAACGCCTCTGAAACCCACTTCATATACTCAACGGGGTCCGTAGCACCCATTAAGCTTGTTACGTTAAATTCACCCCCATCACTAGGCTTGCCCCTAGGTAACTCACCCTTAACGTAGGCTCTCCCTAGGAAGTAGTCGTAAATAACCACGTTCATAGGTATCGTGAACTCTGCCTGAGGCCAGTCACTAGTCTTAATTACATTAGCCAAGTGGGGTTCTATTGATGCTACTGCTTCATAGGACAAGTAACCCACGGCTATGTTACCGTCCTCAAACCTGCCGAGCTTCCGGTGAAGCGCCTTAAGTTCATCGTACAAGTCACCGTTAATGTTGATTAAATCATTAGCACCCCAAGCCACTATGGTGAACCTAGCCCGCTCAGGGAAGCCTGGGCCACTTTCAAGTAGGGTGACGTAGTCTTCCCCATTCTCAATAAGCATCCTAGCAAGTTCCCTAGGCCTAGGTAATTCCTCAAGGGGTACCTTCACCCTTAATCACCTTAGCGACCCTTGTCACTTGCTCCCAATCCTTAATACCGGGGCTTGATTCAACACCTGAATTCACATCAACTAGGTATGGGTTATACTTGATAATGAACTTAATATTGCCTGGTCCAATACCCCCAGCAACCCCAACTTTACCTAAACCCGCAACCTTCTCAACAATGCTTAAGGGTATCTTTAAGCCGTATTCAAATACCCTATACCCCATCTTTGGGGCATCGATAAGAATGTACTCTATCCCCTTAATCCCAGAGTACTCGTGAATAGCCTTAACCATTGAGGAATAGTCAGTGTACTCTATGACTGGTGCAAGATTAACGCCACCTTCATAACCTTTAACTACACCATGGTACTGAAGAACCGGGAAATCAAACCTAGTTGCTAATTCTAGGGCATTACTTAACTCAAGCCCCCTAACCACAGCCACTGGCTTAGCCCTGGAGAGCACTGATGCCATATCCTTAGCTTCATGGGGATTCAGTAGCCTCGGTGTTTTAACATCTGAGTGTATTATGAAGCCTGCGTAGTCGGCGTACTTATCAATGAACTCCACGTCAATCCTCCTCGTTAACCCACATACCTTAAGCAGCGTCACGTTTACTCACTGCTGCAACATCATTAATGTAACTCCAGAAGTCACTTGAATTACCGGTAATCTGCCTAACAGCCTCAACACCATCCCTAGGATCCTTAACCCTACCTGCCACGTAAAGCGCCATAGCTGTGTTAACTGCTATGAAGTCTAAGGCAGCCCTATCAACCCCCATTAATCCCCTCTTCACCTTCTCCACACTCTCCACTGGGCTTGATACAACCACATCCCTCAGTTCATGAACCCCAAGGCCTAGGTCCCTGGGTTCAATAGTGTACTTATCCATTGAATCACCCTTAATCTCGTAGACTATTGTTTTACCGAAGACTGAGGCTTCATCAATACCTGGTTCACCATGGACTAGGATTAGGTGATCGTAACCCAGTAGGACCGCTGCCTTAGCAATAATGTCCATTACCCTAGGTTCAGCAACACCAAGCACCTGCCTCCTCACTAGGCCTGGGTTAGCTAAGGGCCCTATCAGGTTGAATATTGTCCTTATGCCAAGTTTCTTCCTAATGGGCATTACATTCCTCATGGCTGGATGATACATTGGGGCGAAGGCAAATGAGAACCTGTACTTATTCAACATGAGCAATGCAGTTTCAGGTTTCACACTTATGTTAAAGCCAAGTGCCTCCAGGAAGTCCGCACTACCTGAGGATGATGAAACACTCCTATTCCCATGCTTAAGAACCCTAGCGCCTAAGTAGGCTGCTAGTAATGCTGAAATAGTGGACACATTCATGGTTCTTAACCCATCACCCCCTGTCCCAGCTGTGTCTATTACGTATGGGTCATTGACCGGTATCCTTAGGCAGGTTTCCCTAAGTGCCTTAGCGAAGCCAGCAACCTCAAAGGCACCCTCCCCCCTTACCCTAAGCCCCATGAGTAGGGCAGCAGTCTCAACTTCACTTGCCTCCATTTTAAGTATGGCTAAGGCAGCGCTGTATGCCTCCTCAAGGCTTAACTCAAGCCCCCTAGCTATCTTCTCTAGGAATGGCCTCATTGCACACTCACCCTCTCGTAGGCGTCTGGGTCCAGTAACCCATGCCCAGATAGGTTGAACAGTATTACACTACCCCTAGGCATTCTCTTAGCCTCATCAATAACAGCCCTTATTGCATGTGATGACTCAGGAGCTGGTATAATGCCCTCACTCCGTGCGAATAGGACTCCA
This genomic interval from Caldivirga sp. contains the following:
- a CDS encoding DegT/DnrJ/EryC1/StrS aminotransferase family protein — its product is MHEVKRVLRFKPWITEDDAKAVVDALMSGNLVSPYGKYGKLLEDELAKYLNIKHALAVSSGTTALHLALKAIGVGPGDEVIVPAFTFLATASAVLHSNAVPVFADISLETLGLDSSSVESKISDRTKAIIVVHMAGMPAEMDDLIKVAKEHNVYLIEDTAQALGAVYRGVKAGALGDLGTFSFYPTKTITSSEGGAVSTNSSELANRAKLLRSHGETGKYYYEELGYNYRMGELQAALAYSQLLRIEEIIKRKETFANALTEELNSLDNNLLILPRPKSYVRHAWHIYQMLLTDKVKAPRDKVVEELKAKGIEAVTVAYPIPLYRTPLFTNKVGHGKGCPWSCPFYGKKINYEPLPNTEEATKRVIGILISPYFTEDDALYAARVIKDTLMELK
- the trpD gene encoding anthranilate phosphoribosyltransferase, which produces MRPFLEKIARGLELSLEEAYSAALAILKMEASEVETAALLMGLRVRGEGAFEVAGFAKALRETCLRIPVNDPYVIDTAGTGGDGLRTMNVSTISALLAAYLGARVLKHGNRSVSSSSGSADFLEALGFNISVKPETALLMLNKYRFSFAFAPMYHPAMRNVMPIRKKLGIRTIFNLIGPLANPGLVRRQVLGVAEPRVMDIIAKAAVLLGYDHLILVHGEPGIDEASVFGKTIVYEIKGDSMDKYTIEPRDLGLGVHELRDVVVSSPVESVEKVKRGLMGVDRAALDFIAVNTAMALYVAGRVKDPRDGVEAVRQITGNSSDFWSYINDVAAVSKRDAA
- a CDS encoding aminodeoxychorismate/anthranilate synthase component II, yielding MGDLTVIIDNYDSFVYNIAQYVGELGSRPLVFRNDEVTVKVIERIKPDRIIISPGPGNPMNPRDVGISGNIIRYFTGKVPILGICLGHQLIGYVFGSTIRRARVIKHGKTSIIRRVASSPIYSGLPDEFEGMRYHSLVIDKPSDSLIVTAVSKDDGEIMSVQHVEHPVIGVQFHPESVGTQFGARIIKNFLDLI
- a CDS encoding phospholipid carrier-dependent glycosyltransferase, with protein sequence MAMLSLLKRWLPLAIVLVVFTLYLVAIQPHLNSYTSDEIWYVSAARNFINEVGLGKYLIKYGVTLAPSPPCNVSGASPVIYYKDYLMAWYSNVTYTQLRNVLDNSTCIVRFGYYYPDKQSIVTYLNLEHPWLGKLFMVLSMLLLGDKPVSWRVPSMILSALMLILVYYIALRISGNIAYASLASVALLMDATFRDMGIIALLDVYVGFFTLLTVYMYFTKRYTASAITSGLAVASKYPGAFTVFAGAYLETYRRNGIWGLIYIALAFIVFIIPQLPLVYLVGGLHNYVSDVFFYLKWFTEPRPPGPVASNPLDWLIGIDSFVNNVTPPLYAMGLPGAYLVAVAYSLALIEPHLRSRLFSKLSINELSIPVMLLTIWLGYWLVFILGDTTLYSYYTMQFAALVPLVLVLAMSRAKPKAKVWVIMAALAGIAYGISVQWRMLYSLITAIA
- a CDS encoding phosphoribosylanthranilate isomerase — its product is MTLLKVCGLTRRIDVEFIDKYADYAGFIIHSDVKTPRLLNPHEAKDMASVLSRAKPVAVVRGLELSNALELATRFDFPVLQYHGVVKGYEGGVNLAPVIEYTDYSSMVKAIHEYSGIKGIEYILIDAPKMGYRVFEYGLKIPLSIVEKVAGLGKVGVAGGIGPGNIKFIIKYNPYLVDVNSGVESSPGIKDWEQVTRVAKVIKGEGTP
- a CDS encoding CoA-binding protein; this encodes MEGIKAYKSVKGVPEPVDLTVITVPRDYVYQVLEKAGGKGVKVVIVITTDFRKIEDEKLE
- a CDS encoding anthranilate synthase component I family protein, giving the protein MKVPLEELPRPRELARMLIENGEDYVTLLESGPGFPERARFTIVAWGANDLININGDLYDELKALHRKLGRFEDGNIAVGYLSYEAVASIEPHLANVIKTSDWPQAEFTIPMNVVIYDYFLGRAYVKGELPRGKPSDGGEFNVTSLMGATDPVEYMKWVSEALEDIKNGEVFQVVLSRYEEYGFTGDLMTLYGRLADLNPSPYMYFMKMGNRHIIGTSPELLVKVDGLRVETHPIAGTRPRGRDSWDDIRLEEELLSSIKDRAEHIMLVDLARNDIGKVCVYGSVKVKELYAIEKYQSVQHLVSRVEGTLAKGNDVVDALVATFPAGTVSGAPKPRAMELIAKYENSPRGPYAGALGIMHGGGGEFAIIIRSLFATGGTIRIQAGAGIVYDSQPELELMETEHKLGSLKTAMGGHHG
- a CDS encoding adenosine-specific kinase codes for the protein MSIKFDVIDVKYPSDSNIIIGYSHFIMTVEDLYEALVSSVPGIRFGLAFCEASGKRLIRHEGNDEELRKAAVDLCSRIAAGHVFVIFIRNAYPINVLNAIKNVKEVTRVLAATGNPLSIIVAEIAPERRGVIGVVDGYSPLGVEGPEDAKERKELVRKFGYKMMP